The DNA region CGGGTCGAGTGGATTCGGACCGCGCCGTTTCGGGCCACAAGGTTTCGGTGCAAGCAATTTCGGCGGAAACGGATTCGGGCCGCAAGCCTTTGGGCCGGGGCAAGTTCCAGATATTCGTTCGCCCGATGTGATGGATATTCCGAATCCGATCCGTGGCGGTCGTGACATGACGCTGGAACCCATCGACGCGCAATCGATTCTCGGGGGAATGCAAGATTCGATGATGAAGGGAATCGGTGAAATGGATGCAAAGCGAAAGAAGTCGGAAGACGATATGGACGCGAGAAGCGAAGCAATGAAGCGGCAGATGGACTCGCTGAAGAATCGAGTACGCCGATCATTCTAGCTGCACAATCTCGCGAACTTGAGGAGCGAATCTGGACCCGGAAGGCTACAATGAACTTTCGAACCGTTGGAACGTCACCCTGCATTCCCGGAAAATCTCTTGTCGTCTGAGTCCCCTTCACCCGATCACTCGGCCGATCACCAGCAAGCGCCGTCGCCCCAGGCAAATGGAGCCCGGGCGAATGGTGCCGATCCCGCGGTTGCGCGATCAAGGTTCGCGCGAACAACGCCGTTGGTCACACGGCTTGTGGGGCTGGAAACCGAATACGCGACGCTGGTCGCGGACCGGCAAAACATAGACGTCGAAGATCTGCCGCCGTCCCAATTGGTGTACTCGCAAATCTGTGAAGCGATTCGCCGCGACCAACCCACCGTGACTGGGTTGTTCGATAGCGAACAGATGTTTCTTGCCAGCGGCGGCGCCGTCACGTTCGAGTCGCACCCGTCGATGCACGCGTTGCCCGGCGGATTGGTCGAGATTGCGACTCCGGAAGTCCAGAGTCCCGCCGACCTATTGGCCTGTCAACGATCGATCGACCAACTGGCAAGCGATGCCACCGCGGACTCGGAAACAAGCTTCGATCTTCGCATCTTAAAGAACAGCAGCGATGCGCTGGGGCACGTGTACGGTTGCCACGAAAATTATGAGGCACAGGTCGCGACCGGGCTTGGGCTGTTGGTCTATCGCTTGTTCGTTCTTCTGCTTTGGGTCATGCAAGCGATCAGTTTGGTGGTTGCCATGCCGTTGATGGCGATCACGTTGGCGACGGTCAACGTGTCGAGAATCAGAAAACGCCACGAGCTTCCGACGACTGAGATTGAACCGCAAGACATCTTCGAGCTCGTTCCGACTTGGATGTCGAGCTTGTTGATTGCATCCCTTCGCTTGGTGCACTTGCCGACGGTTTTGATGCTTCGCTTCGTCGCCCGCCATGTCGCGTTTCGGGTCCAGCGACGGTACTTAGCGGCTCTGTTGGTTTCGCGAGTTTCACTTTGCGGAACCGGCAACTTGGATCCCGAAAATCGATTTCAATTGAGTGCCAAAGCGATGGCGATCGATTCCGTTGCCGACATGGGCGGTTTCCGTGGCGAACGCCCCATTTTTGTCTACGGCCACTGGCTGGGGCAGTTCTGTGCGAAATCGTTTCTGTCGCTGGGTTCAACACGGCAAATGTTGCGTCAGCGCCAACGGCTGCAGATCGGGCTGTCGGATTCGAATATGTCGGACTTGGCCGAGTACGTCAAAGTCGGATCCGTCTCGTTGGTTTTGGACATGTTGGAATCGGGTCACACCGAAGGCTTGCCGATTCTTAAGAAGCCGATCGATTCGCTGCACCGGATCGCCAACGATTGGAATCTGGTTTCACGCGTTCCGACCCATCGCGGCGATATGTCGGCGCTTGAAATTCAAAAAGAGTTTTTGCTGGCGGCAGAGTCTTTCGTCGAATCGACTCCCGCCAACATGCGCGGCGAGGCACCGTTGGTGGTTTACCGTTGGCGCGAGTTGTTGGATTCGGTGTTGGCCTTTCGTCGCGAGTTTTCGGACGTCGACATGGCGCTCGGTCGGGTCGATTGGATGACCAAGCGATGGTTGATCGCTCAACTGGGTGATGAAATCGAATGGACGGCACGCAAAAAGATCGACCTCCGCTACCACGAACTGTCCGAAGACGGCTACTACATCCAATTCTTGAAGTCACGGCCTGATCTGCGTTTGGTGGACGACGAAAGTATCGCCCGCCGGCGACGATCACCGCCGGCAAGTTCGCCGGCGGCAAGACGCGGGTGGCTGATCCGCGAATTCGCCAACAGCGACGAACTGCTGCAAAGCGAATGGACCTACGCGATGATCGGCCGAGGTCGACGACGACGAAGGATCGAGTTCGTCGATACGCCACGGTAATCGCCATGTCGATCACTTAGCAGCCTGTTGAAAAAGGAGTCTGAACCTTTGGAGACGTTGCTGAAACATTGTGAATTCGAAACGTCGGAGAGGGTCAGACTCCTTTTTCAACAGGCAGCTAGCCCCCGTGAAACCCGGCTGTTTCACGGGCGTTGATGGCGAACTGATCTTGCTGGTGGGTGGCGGATCGAACTATCTCCTAGGTTGCTACCAGTTATCAACAGGAAGTTGTCCCACCTAAATCAGTTCCTGGATGCATCGCCCACCACGTCCTTTCCCACCTGTCGCGATCCAGCTTTGGAAAATCGCCGCGTTTTCGATAGCGTTGGTGGGTCTGGTGCTATGCGCGACCGGGTGTGGAACGACACGCGAGTACAACGCCACTCAGCAGTTGGTGATGAGCGACGCGGTCGACCGCAGCATCGCGTCGATCGATTTTCGCCCGCTCAGCGGACAACGTGTGTATCTGGACACCAGCTATATGCGACAAATCAAAGGTGAGAGTTTCGTAAACGCCGACTACGTCACCAGTTCGCTAAGACAACAGATCGTCGGTGCAGGTTGTTTTATCCAAGACGCTAGCACCGACGCGGACATTAT from Rubripirellula tenax includes:
- a CDS encoding proteasome accessory factor PafA2 family protein is translated as MVTRLVGLETEYATLVADRQNIDVEDLPPSQLVYSQICEAIRRDQPTVTGLFDSEQMFLASGGAVTFESHPSMHALPGGLVEIATPEVQSPADLLACQRSIDQLASDATADSETSFDLRILKNSSDALGHVYGCHENYEAQVATGLGLLVYRLFVLLLWVMQAISLVVAMPLMAITLATVNVSRIRKRHELPTTEIEPQDIFELVPTWMSSLLIASLRLVHLPTVLMLRFVARHVAFRVQRRYLAALLVSRVSLCGTGNLDPENRFQLSAKAMAIDSVADMGGFRGERPIFVYGHWLGQFCAKSFLSLGSTRQMLRQRQRLQIGLSDSNMSDLAEYVKVGSVSLVLDMLESGHTEGLPILKKPIDSLHRIANDWNLVSRVPTHRGDMSALEIQKEFLLAAESFVESTPANMRGEAPLVVYRWRELLDSVLAFRREFSDVDMALGRVDWMTKRWLIAQLGDEIEWTARKKIDLRYHELSEDGYYIQFLKSRPDLRLVDDESIARRRRSPPASSPAARRGWLIREFANSDELLQSEWTYAMIGRGRRRRRIEFVDTPR